In Paenarthrobacter sp. GOM3, a single window of DNA contains:
- a CDS encoding aspartate aminotransferase family protein produces MTAILEPSLTDSGAAQRAYELDRKHVFHSWSAQDTLDPMVISAAKGSHIWDGEGNKYLDFSSQLVNTNIGHQHPAVVAAIAAQAAKLCTIAPSYVNDARSEAARLIAERTPGELDRIFFTNGGADANEHAVRMARLHTGRHKVLSAYRSYHGGTHLAVNITGDPRRWASDHASTGTIHFFPPYLYRTAFHSATEAEESQRALEHLEQLIEFEGPSSFAAIMLESIPGTAGIYVPPAGYMQGVRELCTKHGIVFIADEVMAGFGRTGKWFAVEHFDVVPDLLTFAKGVNSGYVPLGGVAINPEIAATFGTRAYPGGLTYSGHPLATAAAVATINAMEREGMVQHAESLGTDVIGPALAGFVERHRSVGEVRGRGVFWAIELVRNRATREPLAPYGSSSPEMNQLVAACKSRGLIPFANFNRIHVVPPCNISVEDARAGLAILDEVLDLADTFAE; encoded by the coding sequence ATGACCGCCATCCTTGAACCATCACTCACGGACTCCGGGGCAGCTCAACGCGCCTACGAGCTGGACCGCAAGCACGTCTTCCACTCCTGGTCGGCGCAGGACACCCTGGATCCCATGGTCATCAGCGCAGCAAAGGGGTCGCACATCTGGGACGGTGAGGGCAACAAGTACCTGGACTTCTCTTCCCAGCTGGTCAACACGAACATCGGCCACCAGCACCCTGCCGTTGTGGCGGCTATCGCCGCGCAGGCAGCCAAGCTGTGCACGATTGCTCCCAGCTATGTCAACGACGCGCGATCTGAGGCCGCACGGCTGATCGCGGAGCGAACCCCGGGCGAGCTGGACCGGATCTTCTTCACCAACGGTGGGGCGGATGCCAACGAACACGCTGTCCGGATGGCCAGGCTGCACACGGGCAGGCACAAGGTCCTTTCCGCCTACCGCTCGTACCACGGCGGAACACACTTGGCAGTCAACATCACTGGCGACCCACGGAGGTGGGCCAGCGACCACGCGTCCACTGGCACCATCCATTTCTTCCCGCCCTACCTCTACCGCACGGCCTTCCACTCGGCCACGGAAGCAGAGGAATCCCAGCGGGCTCTGGAGCACCTGGAACAGCTGATCGAGTTTGAAGGTCCCTCCAGCTTCGCTGCGATCATGTTGGAGAGCATCCCCGGAACGGCGGGGATCTACGTCCCGCCGGCAGGCTACATGCAGGGCGTTCGGGAGCTGTGCACGAAGCACGGCATCGTCTTCATTGCTGATGAGGTTATGGCAGGTTTTGGACGCACAGGCAAGTGGTTCGCCGTCGAGCATTTTGACGTCGTCCCTGACCTGCTCACCTTTGCGAAAGGCGTGAACTCCGGCTATGTACCGCTCGGTGGCGTGGCCATCAACCCCGAGATCGCGGCCACCTTTGGTACCAGGGCCTATCCCGGCGGTTTGACCTACTCCGGTCATCCACTGGCCACAGCCGCCGCAGTCGCCACCATCAACGCCATGGAACGTGAAGGCATGGTGCAGCACGCGGAAAGCCTCGGCACCGACGTGATCGGTCCTGCGCTCGCGGGATTCGTCGAACGTCACCGTTCCGTAGGCGAAGTGCGGGGTCGCGGCGTTTTTTGGGCCATCGAGCTGGTCAGGAATCGTGCCACGCGGGAGCCGCTGGCGCCTTACGGTTCCTCCAGCCCTGAGATGAACCAGCTCGTGGCGGCTTGTAAGTCGCGCGGCCTCATACCGTTCGCGAATTTCAACCGTATCCATGTGGTTCCGCCGTGCAACATCAGCGTCGAGGATGCCCGGGCAGGCCTGGCGATTTTGGATGAGGTCCTGGACTTGGCGGACACGTTCGCTGAATAG
- a CDS encoding CoA-acylating methylmalonate-semialdehyde dehydrogenase, whose translation MNTIEHWINGSYVPAGDRTASVTNPATGKVTGQVALASVEEGNAAVAAAKAAFPAWRETSLARRTQVLFAFRELLNSRKDELAAIITSEHGKVLDDALGEVTRGQEVVEFACGIPHLLKGSYTENASTKVDIHSIRQALGPVAIISPFNFPAMVPMWFFPIAIAAGNTVIIKPSEKDPSAVNWIAELWKEAGLPDGVFNVLHGDKVAVDTLLTHPDVKAVSFVGSTPIAKYVYETATAHGKRVQALGGAKNHMIVLPDADLDLAADAAINAGFGSAGERCMAVSALLAVGDIADALVDRIADRARSLRTGDGLRGCDMGPLVTSQHRDKVSGYVDAGEAAGATLVVDGRGVVPDAEGDGFFVGPTLFDHVTTDMSIYQDEIFGPVLSVVRVDSYDDALATINANPYGNGTAIFTNDGGAARRFENEVEVGMVGINVPVPVPMAYYSFGGWKNSLFGDTHAHGSEGVGFFTRGKAVTTRWLDPSHGGINLGFPQNS comes from the coding sequence TTGAACACCATCGAGCACTGGATCAACGGCAGCTACGTCCCGGCCGGCGACCGCACCGCTTCTGTCACCAACCCCGCCACTGGGAAAGTGACCGGGCAGGTTGCTTTGGCCAGCGTCGAGGAGGGCAATGCCGCCGTCGCCGCCGCGAAAGCCGCCTTCCCGGCATGGCGCGAAACCTCCCTTGCGCGCCGCACCCAGGTCCTTTTCGCTTTCCGTGAGCTCCTCAACTCCCGCAAGGACGAACTCGCTGCGATCATCACCTCCGAGCACGGAAAGGTCCTGGATGATGCCTTGGGCGAAGTAACCCGCGGACAGGAAGTGGTGGAGTTCGCTTGCGGTATCCCGCACCTGCTCAAGGGCAGCTACACCGAAAACGCCTCCACCAAAGTGGACATCCACTCCATCCGGCAAGCCCTGGGCCCCGTGGCCATCATCAGCCCGTTCAACTTCCCGGCGATGGTCCCCATGTGGTTCTTCCCGATCGCAATCGCCGCAGGAAACACTGTCATCATCAAGCCGAGCGAAAAGGACCCCTCGGCCGTCAACTGGATCGCCGAGCTGTGGAAGGAAGCCGGCCTGCCTGACGGCGTATTCAACGTCCTGCACGGCGACAAGGTGGCGGTTGATACCCTGCTGACGCACCCTGACGTCAAAGCCGTCTCCTTCGTGGGCTCCACCCCGATTGCCAAGTATGTCTACGAGACCGCTACCGCCCACGGCAAGCGGGTCCAGGCCTTGGGTGGGGCGAAGAACCACATGATTGTCCTTCCCGACGCCGACCTTGACCTCGCTGCCGACGCCGCCATCAACGCCGGCTTTGGTTCCGCAGGGGAACGCTGCATGGCTGTCTCGGCGCTCCTGGCTGTTGGCGACATCGCAGACGCGCTGGTGGACAGGATCGCTGACCGCGCCCGCAGCCTGCGCACCGGCGATGGCCTGCGTGGTTGCGACATGGGGCCCTTGGTGACGTCCCAGCACAGGGACAAGGTGTCGGGATACGTCGACGCCGGTGAAGCGGCCGGTGCCACGCTGGTGGTCGATGGCCGCGGCGTCGTTCCAGACGCTGAAGGTGACGGCTTCTTCGTGGGCCCAACTCTGTTTGATCACGTCACCACCGACATGTCCATCTACCAGGACGAAATTTTCGGACCGGTGCTCTCGGTGGTGCGGGTGGACAGCTACGACGACGCCCTCGCCACCATCAACGCCAACCCGTACGGCAACGGCACGGCGATTTTCACCAACGACGGCGGCGCCGCCCGCCGCTTCGAGAACGAGGTTGAGGTGGGCATGGTGGGCATCAACGTTCCCGTCCCGGTACCCATGGCCTACTACTCGTTCGGTGGCTGGAAGAACTCCTTGTTCGGCGACACGCACGCCCACGGCTCTGAGGGCGTCGGCTTCTTCACCCGGGGCAAGGCCGTCACCACCCGTTGGTTGGATCCCAGCCACGGCGGGATCAACCTCGGATTCCCGCAGAACTCCTAA